In Acidimicrobiia bacterium, the sequence GATCTACGCCAAGCTGGAGGGCCAGAACCCGGGCGGGTCGTCGAAGGACCGCATCGCCCTCGCGATGGTCGACCAGGCCGAGCGCGACGGGGTGCTGCGCCCCGGCGACACGATCCTCGAGCCGTCCTCCGGCAACACCGGGATCGGCCTGGCGCTCGTCGCCAAGCTCCGCGGGTATCGGGTCCGGGTCGTGATGCCGAAGAACGTCTCGGTCGAGCGCCGCCAGCTCCTGGAGATCTTCGGCGCCGAGATCGTCTCCTCGCCCGGGGAGGAGGGGAGCAACGGCGCGATCCGCCTGGCCGAGAAGCTGGCCGCCGACGACCCGACCCTGCGGCTGCTCTTCCAGTACGGCAACCCGGCTAACCCGCTCGCGCACTACGAGGGCACGGGCCCCGAGATCCTGCGCGACTGCCCCGACGTCGACGTGTTCGTGGCCGGGCTCGGCACCAGCGGCACGCTGATGGGCGTCGGCCGGTTCCTGAAGGAGCGCCGCCCGTCGGTGCGAGTCGTCGCGGTCGAGCCGCCGGCGGGGGAGCTCGTGCAGGGGCTCCGATCGCTCGAGGACGGCTTCGTTCCCCCGATCCTCGACCCCGGCGTGCTGGACCGGAGGCTGATCGTCCGCGCTCGCGAGTCGATCGAGTGGCTGCGACGGCTCCTGAACGAGTGCGGCGTCTTCGCCGGCATCTCGTCGGGTGCGGCCGTCGCGGGGGCGGTGAAGGCCGCCGCCGAGCTCGAGCACGGGACGGTGGTGGTGCTCCTGCCCGACGGGGGCTGGAAGTACCTGTCGTCGGGGGCCTGGACCGACCCGCTCGACGTCGTGGCCGAGCGGGCCACGCAGATCAACTACTGGTGAGGCCGCTCCACCATCCCGAACGCCCGTGGCACGGGTGGCGGCGCCGGGCGCGCCGCTCTGCGGCCGGACGACGATGCCCGGCGTGACCGTCGGCCCCGAGGTCCTCGACGACGCGGTCGAGGTGCTGCGCCGAGGCGGGCTCGTGGCCTTCCCCACCGAGACCGTCTACGGCCTGGGCGCCGACGCCACGAACCGCGACGCGCTGCACCGCCTCTACGCGGTGAAGGGACGCCCGGCACGCCACCCGGTGATCGTGCACGTCGCCGCCGGCGCGCCGCTCGACGAGCTGCTGGCGCCGTGGGCGGCGGCGATCCCCCCGGCGGCACGGTCGCTCGCCGAGTCGTGTTGGCCCGGGCCGCTCACGCTCGTGCTCCGACGCGCCGTCGGCGTGCTCGACGAGGTCACCGGCGGTCGCGACACCGTCGGGCTGCGGGTTCCCGACCAGCCGCTGGCCCAGGACCTGTTGACCCGGTTCGGCGGCGGCGTGGCGGCGCCGTCCGCGAACCGGTTCGGGCGGGTCAGCCCGACCACCGCCGCGGACGTGCGGGCCGACCTCGGCCTCGACGTCGACCGGATCCTCGACGGCGGCCGCTGCCAGGTCGGGGTCGAGTCGACGGTCGTCGACTGCTCGGACGGCCGCCCCGTCGTGCTCCGGCTCGGCGGGGTCAGTCGGGAGCGGCTGGAGGCGATCGTCGCCGGGCCGGTGCCGGTCTGCGACGACGGCACGCGCCCGGCGCCCGGCACCCTGGCCTCGCACTACGCCCCGCGAGCCCGGGTGGTCCTCGTCGCCGCGCCCGAGGTGTCAGCCCGGGCGAGCGACCTCGTCGCCGCCGGGGCCCGGGTCGGGCTGCTCGCCGCCGTCCCGCCGGCCGACCTGCCCCCCGGTGTGACGGTCCTCGCCGCCCCCGCCGACGTCGACGAGCTCGCGCGCGACCTCTACCGGCTGCTCCGCGACGCCGACCGCCAGCGCGTCGACGTCCTGCTGGCCGTCCCGCCCGAGCCGGTCGGAATCGGCGCCGCGGTCGCCGACCGTCTCGCTCGCGCCGCACGCGTCGCCGAGCCGCGACCATGACGAGCCCGGCGCCGGTCGGCGTGTTCGACTCCGGACTCGGTGGTCTCACGGTGGTGCGCTCCCTGCTCGACCTGCTCGGAGACGAGCCCGTCCTCTACTTCGGCGATTCGGGACGCTTCCCCTACGGACCGAAGCCTCGTGACGAGGTGCTGAAGTACTCGCTCGAGATCGGCGACCTCCTCGTCGATCGCGGCGCACGCGTGGTGGTCGTGGCCTGCAACAGCGCCGCCGCCGCCGCGCTCGACGCCCTCGCGGTCCGCCTCGCCGTCCCGGTCATCGGGGTGATCGAGCCCGGGCTGCGCGCCGCGGCGCGGGCCAGCGGGTCGGGGCGCGTCGG encodes:
- a CDS encoding cysteine synthase family protein, which encodes IYAKLEGQNPGGSSKDRIALAMVDQAERDGVLRPGDTILEPSSGNTGIGLALVAKLRGYRVRVVMPKNVSVERRQLLEIFGAEIVSSPGEEGSNGAIRLAEKLAADDPTLRLLFQYGNPANPLAHYEGTGPEILRDCPDVDVFVAGLGTSGTLMGVGRFLKERRPSVRVVAVEPPAGELVQGLRSLEDGFVPPILDPGVLDRRLIVRARESIEWLRRLLNECGVFAGISSGAAVAGAVKAAAELEHGTVVVLLPDGGWKYLSSGAWTDPLDVVAERATQINYW
- a CDS encoding L-threonylcarbamoyladenylate synthase, producing the protein MTVGPEVLDDAVEVLRRGGLVAFPTETVYGLGADATNRDALHRLYAVKGRPARHPVIVHVAAGAPLDELLAPWAAAIPPAARSLAESCWPGPLTLVLRRAVGVLDEVTGGRDTVGLRVPDQPLAQDLLTRFGGGVAAPSANRFGRVSPTTAADVRADLGLDVDRILDGGRCQVGVESTVVDCSDGRPVVLRLGGVSRERLEAIVAGPVPVCDDGTRPAPGTLASHYAPRARVVLVAAPEVSARASDLVAAGARVGLLAAVPPADLPPGVTVLAAPADVDELARDLYRLLRDADRQRVDVLLAVPPEPVGIGAAVADRLARAARVAEPRP